From Cotesia glomerata isolate CgM1 linkage group LG3, MPM_Cglom_v2.3, whole genome shotgun sequence:
GACGCATCGATGAATGAAAGATTTGATAGGAGCACGACCACCAAGGATCCAGCAGTATCTACGTACGTAGTCAAGCGTCAGCTGGGTTCCACCATGCATCGTGCGAGTGTGGGCGTTGGCGATGATGAGCCTGGAGATTTCCGAATCCTTTGGCATGATTGGAGGATGTTTGGCGTCTTCATCGAGTAGCGAGTTTTGTAAACGTCCACCAACTCGAAGTAAACCAGTCTGGTCGATCCAAGCTGTAAGTCGAGAGAGAGGGTGAGATTTAGCAAGACTCTTACCTTGCAATAGTACTCGAATCTCACTGGCGAAGTAGATTTGCTGCGTGGATTTGATCCAGAACTTCAATGCAAATTGAAGATCAGCAGGATTTAGGGGTGATGAGCCTAAGCTAGATCCAGAAACTCTCTTAAAGCATGCCACTGCTCGCTGAATCGTGGCTGTGACACGGAGCAGTTTTGTGAGAGGTCTGTCTTCGTAGAATAGGACATCAAACGGCAGCTTGGTGCTTGTAGATGTGTGTACTGAACTTGGGCGAATCTCGGTGTCGGCAAGTTGATCGTTTGATGCTGTGAACGATGGCCAGAGATGACTCTGCTGGGCTAGCCAGTCGGGTCCAGACCACCAGAGTCTGTGATTAATAAGTTGTGCAGGTGTAAGACCTCGAGACGCACAATCTGCCGGGTTTTGCTTTCCTGAAACAAGTCTCCAGGTGGCGTTTGGCGAGGTTTGCTGAATCGCTTGAACTCGGTTCTTCACGAACTCCTTCCAGCGCATTGGATCGCTGTTGATCCAAGCTAGAGTCACCGAAGAGTCAGTCCACAGTGAGACAGGAACATGATGGAGCTGGAGAGTCGACTGAACGCGAGAGACCAGTTTTGATAGCAGCAGAGCAGCTGATAATTCCAATCGTGGAATTGTGAGGCGATGCAGAGGCGCGACTCGAGTCTTGGAACAGACTAGAGTTACTGATGATGATCCGTTGGAAGTTGTTACTCTGAGGTAAACAGCAGCAGCCATTGCAGCTTGAGAGGCATCTGAAAACCCATGTATCTCGACTTCCAAGTTGTCAGCGCGTAGATTGAGCCACCGAGGAATAGCCAGCTGAGATAGCTGAGATAGCTCATCACGAAACGACGTCCAGCGATGAATGATTTGCGGCGTGAGAGTATCATCCCATCCGACCTTTTCTTGCCATAAATCTTGCATTAAGATTTTGGCGCGGACGATGACTGGCGAGATCAAGCCCAGAGGATCAAACAGTTGAGCTGTTTCGGATAAGATGGTGCGTTTGGTGATAGCTGCCTTTTGTGAGGACTGACCAGTGAACTTGAGCAGATCTGGCGCACACTGCCAGGCTAGACCCAGAATCTTGGAGGATGACTCGTTAAATTCATGATACTCTGAACCTGGTTGATAAGATagattaattttgaagaaatcaGGATGATTGCTCTTCCACTTTGCCAAAGGGAAGCATCCTCGTAGACACATTTCTTCAACTTGTTTTGCGATAGCATTGAGAGAGTCGAGATCATCAGCACCGCCAGTAATGTCGTCGACATAACTTCCCCTTTCGATCGGTTCAGCAGCTAAAGGAAAGTCGTGACCTTCGTCTAGCAGTAGTTGTCTCAGGGTGCGGCCTGATAAGTAAGGAGCTGATGTAGTTCCGTATGTAACTGTGGTAAGTTCGAACTCTTGGCTCTGTGAGTTATTATCAGTCCATAAGATGCGTTGGAACTTGCGATCATCAGGATGTATGAGAATTTGGCGAAACATCTTTTCTACGTCAGTTGTAAAGATGAGGCGATGGCGACGGACATACAACAGCACGTCGAAGATGTCATTCTGAGTCTTGGGACCGACATGAAGCAGTTCGTTGAGCGAATAGCCTGATGTTGTCTTACTAGAGCCATTGAACACCACACGAATTTTGTTATTGCGCATCACTCCGTGATGAGGGAGGTAATAGACAACGTCTGAAGCAGTTGACGGTTGAACTTTCTCCATGTGACCCAGGGACTCGTACTCGGTGAGAAACTCTGTGTACAGTCGATGAAGATTTGGTTGTTGGGCGATGCGATTGAGAATGCGAGATAGCGAACGTTGTGCAATGCCTTTCGAGTATCCAAGCGGAGGAGCATTGGGTTTGAAGGGCAATCGCACGATGTAGCGACCTGAGCTGTCGCGAGAGTGAGTGGCGATGAAGTGTGCTTCACACTCGGCTTCTTCAGCACTAAGAGATTCTTGGTGAGACGCTGGAACTTCTTCCTGCTCCCAGAATTTCGAGACGAGTTCGTGAAGCTGCAGGTTTGAGATTAGGTGACCTTGATGTGCAGGCGTGGTGATAGAAGATGGACCAGCAGGTCCAAGAACGGCCCATCCAAAAACAGTCTGAATGGCGATAGGCTGTCCGGGGTTCCCATGATAACTCCAGGCTTGATAATCAAGCCATAAGAGTCAGCTCGAATGAGGATGTCAATCCGACCTGGTGATAGATGATCTGGATCTGCTAGTTCCAAATCTGCGATGTGGTTCCAGGATTGACTGGCGATGACGACTGGAGGCAGTTCGACGGTAAGAGACTGCAGTACGTGCGCATGAAGCTCAATCTGGTCTTCAGAATGCTTAGATCGTAAAGTGATGTCAACAGCACCCTTCGTTGATCCTGAAGGCACACTTCCTACTCCAATAATCGGGATACTCGTTTTGGAAGGCTTCATATCAAGCTGGCGAGCGAGCTGCAGAGAAATCAGCGATAGTTCTGACCCTGGATCGATCAACAGACGTACTGTGCGAGGATGATGTGTTGGCGATACGATGAGGGCTTGTGCTGTGGCCAACAACACCAGAGGTCTTGATGCTGAGGCTGTGTTGCACGAAGAACGAGCTTGTTGCGAAGAGAGTAGCGATGCTGCGATAGGCAATGACGAGGTCGTTGCGGCGATAGGCGATGGCGATGGCGATAATGCGATAGGCGATGGCGATAATGCGATAGGCGATGGCGATAATGCGATAGGCGATGGCGATGTCGTGCTAGCAGATGATGCATCAGGTAGTCAGAATGACGTATTCTGACCTACCTGCTGAGAGGCAGTAGATTGAGAATTCATCATTGTGTTAGATGAAGTTGATGCTGAGCTGAGAAGCGTAGAATCATGTAGCATGGAATGATGCGCTGCTTGGCAAAACCGACAGCGTTTTTGGCTACGACAATTCTCGAACGAATGAGGTCCAAGACAGTTGGGGCACAACGACTTGGAGATAGCCAGCTGATGACGCTCTTTGGGCGATAATCTTTGGAACGCTGGGCACGATACGATGAAATGTGCTTCACCACAGCACGAACAAGGACGTTGTGGTCTTGGAGATGCTCCAGCGATCTGTCCAGGAGGTGGTTGAGTTGTTGTAGGAGGTCCAGTGGCCATAGTGACGTTTTGCGATGTCGAACTGGTCATATGGACATGTGCAGATGATGTCTTAGATCCGTGGGTGAGTTTGCTACCACTCGCGGACTTTTTGTTGACCTTAGGGTCACGTGGTTTGACTGGAAGACGTCCTTCCATGGCTTCAAGGGCTCGTGCACGAGCTAGCAGGAAGCTCTTGATACGATCGTACGGTGGGAAATCTGTAGCCGCTCCCAGCGTGATTTCCCAGTCTTCTCGAGTCTGAGGATCCAGCTTCTGAGTGATATAATGTACAATAATGTGATCCCAGTGATCAACTGGCGATCCGAGAGCCCTCAGGGCATTTAGTACCTCAGAAGTGGTGTTGATAACGTTGTTAACCTCTTTAGCGGCTCGCGACGCCATTTTGGGTATGGTAAACAGTTTGTTGAGTTGAGCCGTGATCAATACTCGCTTGTTCTCATACCTCGTGGTCAGAGTTTGCCAGGCTGTGGCGAATGCAGTGTCTGTTATCTCCACATTAGCGACGAGAGAGTATGCAGTGCCTTGGAGGCTCTGGAGAAGATAGTGCATCTTGTCAACCTCGTTAACACCGTCTTTGTTGACGACGGATGAGAACttatttttgaatgattgCCATTCAAGAAGCTCTCCATTGAATTTTGGAGGTTGAATAGTTGGCAACTGTGGACGAAAGGCGGTAGCCTCATTTGCAGTGCGATTGTGAGGCGAGAGAGGAACCACACGAGGTTCAATTTCGGCGATGCGGCGCTTGAGAGAAGATTTAACCATTACGTAGCGATTAACGGCCTTGGTGAATCGACCTTCTTTAAAGTAATTGTGGGTGATATCAATATCCTTGCAACTGGTCAATTTGTCATTGGCGTCGGCAATCTTGTTCCACGTAGACTCAAGCACCTCGAGCTTGACTTCGCAGTCAATTGGCTGGATCAGATTGTGCTCGCCGTTTCCGACTTCATTGACCATGGAGTTGAGGGCACCCATGTGAGTTTCGAACACCAGTAGGTACTTGGCAGACATCGTAATAATCTGAAAGATATCGAAAGAGAATGAATTCGAGAAAAAGAAGTAAGTTAGCGATAAAGAGAGATATAAAAGGAACGAACTGACAATTTAGATTGAATCCTCTTGCGTGCTCGATGCGATGAAGATGTAGTGCGATGACCTTGAGTTGAGACCTGATTCCAATAATCACTTTTTTACGACGCGCACACGAATGACACAGGTAGATCTTCGCACTAAGGGTCCCAATCTAACTTTCCACCAACGCAGTACATTTTTAGGTACTCAGCAATGCGTCGGAGTTGCCAAACGCGCACTAGATTACCGGAACTACACAAAATTCActcaaagtatttttttgtattttttattaagcgATAAATTTGAACGAAACTATCCAAAATCCGGCTCGAGGGACCATTTTGTATAATACTTCAAATCTTATAAGATAAAAGATACTGGGACTTGGGTTCGTTTCTGTTTgttcaatttcaataaaa
This genomic window contains:
- the LOC123261384 gene encoding uncharacterized protein LOC123261384 — translated: MKPSKTSIPIIGVGSVPSGSTKGAVDITLRSKHSEDQIELHAHVLQSLTVELPPVVIASQSWNHIADLELADPDHLSPAWSYHGNPGQPIAIQTVFGWAVLGPAGPSSITTPAHQGHLISNLQLHELVSKFWEQEEVPASHQESLSAEEAECEAHFIATHSRDSSGRYIVRLPFKPNAPPLGYSKGIAQRSLSRILNRIAQQPNLHRLYTEFLTEYESLGHMEKVQPSTASDVVYYLPHHGVMRNNKIRVVFNGSSKTTSGYSLNELLHVGPKTQNDIFDVLLYVRRHRLIFTTDVEKMFRQILIHPDDRKFQRILWTDNNSQSQEFELTTVTYGTTSAPYLSGRTLRQLLLDEGHDFPLAAEPIERGSYVDDITGGADDLDSLNAIAKQVEEMCLRGCFPLAKWKSNHPDFFKINLSYQPGSEYHEFNESSSKILGLAWQCAPDLLKFTGQSSQKAAITKRTILSETAQLFDPLGLISPVIVRAKILMQDLWQEKVGWDDTLTPQIIHRWTSFRDELSQLSQLAIPRWLNLRADNLEVEIHGFSDASQAAMAAAVYLRVTTSNGSSSVTLVCSKTRVAPLHRLTIPRLELSAALLLSKLVSRVQSTLQLHHVPVSLWTDSSVTLAWINSDPMRWKEFVKNRVQAIQQTSPNATWRLVSGKQNPADCASRGLTPAQLINHRLWWSGPDWLAQQSHLWPSFTASNDQLADTEIRPSSVHTSTSTKLPFDVLFYEDRPLTKLLRVTATIQRAVACFKRVSGSSLGSSPLNPADLQFALKFWIKSTQQIYFASEIRVLLQGKSLAKSHPLSRLTAWIDQTGLLRVGGRLQNSLLDEDAKHPPIMPKDSEISRLIIANAHTRTMHGGTQLTLDYVRRYCWILGGRAPIKSFIHRCVTCTRIRGIRAQQRMGQLPASRVTPSLVFEHAGVDYAGPVSLKFFQGRGTRSYKAWIAVFVCFSTSATHLELVTDYSAQGFLKAFRRFTARRGICKTLTSDCGTNFQGASVILKRLLAGSTKESQHLQQLIANDGTKWKFNPPGAPHMGGKWEAAVKSVKHHLSRINSDKILTYEDFSTLLTQVEAVLNSRPLSALSEDPDDLTALTPGHFIRGAPLTLIPEPTLVDTPANRLSRLEDIQQRLQLFWYHWSASCLKSHQTISKWNTSFNDIDVGSLVLVTDERYPPSKWPLGRVTHTHPGKDDLTRVVTIQTATSTYTRPIHKLVLASYSKTRGRFS